TTCCCACGATGAGGCGTCCCGGTTCCACGATGATATGCAGGCCCAGAGGCTGGAGGGTGGGAACGACGGCCTGGGCGTAAGTGCTCAGCGTGAGCTGGGCGCAGTCTTCATTCCACCATTCCTTGACGCCGGAATCCAGCGTATCCTGGTAAACGATGCCGATGCCGCCGCCGATGGAGAAGAATTCGATGCCGTGCTTTTCTTTCAGCGCGGCGGCCAGCGGAGCCACTTTCCTGACGGCTTCCAGGAAGGGTTTCGCCTGGGTGAGCTGGGAGCCGATGTGCATCTGCAGGCCCTTGAGTTGGAGGTTCGGAAGTTCGCGGGCCGCCATCTCGTAAAGAGGTTCAATGAGTTCAAAGTCCACGCCGAATTTGTTTTCAGCCTTCCCGGTGGTGATGTATTTGTGCGTTCCCGCCTCCACATTGGGATTGACGCGCACGGCTACCGGAGCCTTTACTCCCATGGACGCGGCGATGGCGTCAATGGCGCGCAGTTCCGTCTCCGATTCCACATTGAAGCAGTAAATGCCCTGTTCCAGGGCGTAGCGGATTTCCGCCTCTGTTTTTCCCACGCCGGCATAGGTGCATTTGGAAGGGTCCCCCCCGGCCTTGAGGACGCGAAAGAGTTCTCCGCCGGAAACGATGTCGAACCCCGCGCCATTGCGGGCCATGAGGTTCAGGATGGCGATGTTGGAGCTGGCCTTGACGGCGTAGGCCACTT
This portion of the Akkermansia massiliensis genome encodes:
- the lysA gene encoding diaminopimelate decarboxylase — protein: MHSFAYKNGTLYCENVNLQELADKEGTPLYVYSKQTILNHFHRLREALAPLNAEVAYAVKASSNIAILNLMARNGAGFDIVSGGELFRVLKAGGDPSKCTYAGVGKTEAEIRYALEQGIYCFNVESETELRAIDAIAASMGVKAPVAVRVNPNVEAGTHKYITTGKAENKFGVDFELIEPLYEMAARELPNLQLKGLQMHIGSQLTQAKPFLEAVRKVAPLAAALKEKHGIEFFSIGGGIGIVYQDTLDSGVKEWWNEDCAQLTLSTYAQAVVPTLQPLGLHIIVEPGRLIVGNAGALITRCLYEKTGKAKTFKIVDAGMNDLIRPALYQGYHEIIPVREHLSESCITTDVVGPICESGDFLAQNRDMTDVRQGELLAVLSAGAYGFSMSSNYNSRPMAEEVLVDGNQWNVIRSRQTWEDLIRGESIPE